Genomic window (Musa acuminata AAA Group cultivar baxijiao chromosome BXJ1-9, Cavendish_Baxijiao_AAA, whole genome shotgun sequence):
CAGTCCTCTTGGGaagctgagcctcaagcggttctacCACAcaccctaggcgatgccaccgcttggcatagTTCTAAGTGGCCGAGTGGACCATCCATTCGGCCTAACTCAGCCTTAACTTAGGCCCAAtggccccctaattgagttagcctaattacaacttaaaactatttcgatttaaacaattattacaaagcattaatcacatgttgtctgacatgttattggttcatcgaagcttcgtccaatcctccgatgcatcgtcctcttttgcgaccttttgtctaatttatatgtttacctctgcaactctgattttcttggcgcaatgtccgttcTTCTAATCCtagtgctcgaactcatggcacgaatccTTTTGCGGACACGTTAACCGATCCTACACCTCGatattcaatcttctaacatgtttcactccgaagattgattcttcctattttaattgtcttttcATGGTCAAAGCTAGTCTTATGTCTCTTaaaacacaaattagatcattaactctatcaattggtttcatcgtcaaaattcgaGATCCAACTTTACCAAGTTAGTTATATGGTTTGATCGGACCAGTAAATACTTTTATGTATTTATTGACATTTTTCAATCAATAGATTTTTAATAAAACTTTTATTCGGAATAAAAAAAgtgcattttatatgatattGGAGATCTAAATTGAGTTACATTGcatctattaattttattttcatgttttaacgtttttattcctttttctttcttaatgTTCTCAAAGTAGGCAATAATGCATCAGAAAAATAATACcggaaatttaatatatatatatatatatacatataatataattaaaattcataataattataaaaggCGTTCGAACTCACTctgcttttctttcttctctcctctcgCCTGCGCTCTTTCGACCGCCATGGACCCGAGAAGAGTACCTTCCTACGCTTCCTTCACCATCCGTCGCGTATCTTACTCTTTTCAGCGCGTCCAACCGACCGAACAGCACGACATCCGCGACGGCAGCAGTGGAGTCTTCTCTCCCGCCGAGAACGTGCCCTCGTATCGCACTCCCGCCTTCCAACCGACCGAACAGCACGGCATCCGCGACGGCAGCAGTGGAGTCTTCTCTCCCGCCGAGAACATGGCCTCGTATCCCACTCTCGCCTCCCAACCGACCGAACAGCACGACATCCGCGACGGCAGCAGTGGAGTCTTCTCACCCGCCGAGAACGGCCCCTCGAATCCCACTCCCGTCTCCCTTGCTTCTACCCCCTCCGTTGATCCCAGGGCCTCCGCTTCCCAGGTCACGCTCCACCCAGGGTCCGTCCGGAGAAAGCGGGGGCGACCCAGGATTCACCCTCGCCGGGCCGTCGACCAAAGGACGACCTCGTCTCCTCTGCCCGGGCCATCGTCCTCCCTCTCCGCCGACGCGCCGCTCCCCGACCAGCCTGTCCGGAGGAAGCGTGGGCGACCAAGAGGCCGGTCTCGAAAGGCGCTAGGTCAGTCTACTGCTTCCGGATTCGTTCTAATTGCCATTCTTGGTCTCTCTTTTTCGATGTCCGTCCGCAGTTTCTTGGTAATTGATGCTGGTATTACTGTTTCTTGTTTTATAAAGCTCAAGAAAGATTCTGGGCCATGGCATT
Coding sequences:
- the LOC108953794 gene encoding AT-hook motif nuclear-localized protein 3-like, yielding MDPRRVPSYASFTIRRVSYSFQRVQPTEQHDIRDGSSGVFSPAENVPSYRTPAFQPTEQHGIRDGSSGVFSPAENMASYPTLASQPTEQHDIRDGSSGVFSPAENGPSNPTPVSLASTPSVDPRASASQVTLHPGSVRRKRGRPRIHPRRAVDQRTTSSPLPGPSSSLSADAPLPDQPVRRKRGRPRGRSRKALGNAGRNFMTHVLIIESGEDVVRKIMSFVEIAKNACILSATGTVNGVSLFHLDNAGGSVSYEASIPETFLSLLLAFSGI